The Anopheles coluzzii chromosome 2, AcolN3, whole genome shotgun sequence genome window below encodes:
- the LOC120947289 gene encoding serine/arginine repetitive matrix protein 1-like, whose product MFDPTKGAAGATTAERPKPTQTDHQVDSAMDKHLKNLNLDSLIQTDIVEYMENLKEQHYEREQTGLPTTGSLAPSQPGSVTPAVGASPLPTRARSPATPHDTTHTTAHQTQPTATASHPTSPPQIAYSSTTPKAQAEEPNQCALKSSTDSSDSAVAPPPEMSSSSGSGKSDDSCSERAGEKAPGKERLSSSEGDGGSQGDQRYHTLSASSANSSPDGTLSPKPEKTKSPKRMKSVEREKSPIRIIKIKSPRNSIDIERHVRIEKSPDRARRASSPSAAAGAGATAATSNKKPPEGGILKKKQPNGGGVVGGILKRSVSPSVGSKPSESSDSTASKTDANLSSDYEQYQTATGNRCYLSLSSEYLGVEKDYPHIYQNATRDEKVRRAKRSASVGSTERMRSVEGYESSCGYSPNTSFDASSVEGSKKRYSISSERSTGEYRKQGSYSRSSSPLNVYSRDVSPNRCYARGLSPQTSLTRGLSLSPQSSFKGISPQSSFSRGPSPQRGYNSRGPSPQRSSGHASRGASPMRVGGAYYRGSTSPHSYGRGLSPQQSYSSRGPSPTRNNYPRGLSPQRRGSRHYSPPKEHHSSRGPVSPQRFYSRVPSPERHYERARGPLPLPKSHSRGASPQRTYRLTSSRSIDSSSFLDYDQNPNLHYARIEHDRRAYQQQHQQQLQQQHQHHLQQQQYASQSTHASCMECIMQDNMKPP is encoded by the coding sequence ATGTTTGACCCGACCAAGGGTGCGGCCGGCGCGACCACCGCCGAGCGGCCGAAACCGACCCAAACCGACCACCAGGTGGACAGTGCGATGGATAAGCATCTCAAGAACCTCAATCTCGACAGTCTGATACAGACGGACATAGTAGAGTACATGGAGAATCTGAAGGAGCAGCACTACGAGCGCGAACAGACCGGGCTGCCGACCACCGGCAGCCTGGCGCCGTCCCAGCCCGGCAGCGTTACGCCGGCCGTCGGCGCCTCCCCACTGCCGACACGGGCACGGTCGCCGGCGACCCCACACGACACTACTCACACCACCGCACACCAGACGCAACCGACCGCGACCGCCTCCCATCCAACGTCCCCTCCCCAGATCGCTTACTCCTCCACCACTCCCAAAGCCCAAGCTGAAGAGCCGAACCAGTGCGCGTTGAAATCGTCCACCGATTCCAGTGACTCCGCCGTGGCGCCACCGCCCGAGATGTCGTCCAGTTCCGGTTCGGGCAAGAGCGATGACAGCTGCTCAGAGCGGGCGGGCGAGAAAGCGCCCGGCAAGGAGCGGCTCAGCTCGTCCGAGGGTGACGGGGGCTCACAGGGCGACCAGCGCTACCACACGCTCAGCGCATCGTCGGCCAACTCGTCGCCCGACGGTACGCTCAGCCCGAAGCCCGAGAAGACAAAGTCACCGAAGCGCATGAAGTCGGTCGAGCGTGAGAAGAGCCCGATTCGCATCATCAAGATCAAGTCGCCGCGGAACAGCATCGACATCGAGCGGCACGTGCGCATCGAGAAGAGCCCCGACCGGGCCCGGCGTGCATCGAGCCCGAGTgcggctgctggtgctggtgcgacTGCTGCAACCTCCAACAAAAAGCCCCCCGAAGGTGGCATTCTGAAGAAGAAGCAACCGAACGGAGGCGGTGTCGTGGGAGGCATTCTGAAGCGCTCCGTGAGCCCCTCCGTCGGGAGCAAACCGTCCGAAAGTTCGGACAGCACGGCGTCCAAAACGGACGCCAATCTGTCGTCCGACTACGAGCAGTATCAAACGGCCACGGGCAATCGGTGCTACCTATCGCTGTCGAGCGAGTATCTTGGCGTGGAGAAGGACTACCCACATATCTACCAGAATGCGACGCGCGACGAGAAGGTACGGCGGGCGAAGCGGAGCGCCTCGGTCGGTAGCACCGAGCGGATGCGCTCGGTCGAAGGGTACGAGTCGTCCTGTGGCTACTCCCCGAACACCAGCTTCGATGCGTCCTCGGTCGAGGGCAGCAAAAAGCGGTACAGCATCTCGTCCGAGCGGTCCACCGGGGAGTACCGCAAGCAGGGCTCGTACAGCCGCTCCAGCTCCCCTCTCAACGTGTACAGTCGCGATGTGTCCCCGAACCGTTGCTACGCGCGTGGTCTTTCCCCGCAAACTTCCCTAACGCGCGGTCTATCCCTTTCGCCCCAGTCCTCGTTCAAAGGCATCTCGCCGCAGAGTTCATTCAGTCGTGGTCCCTCCCCGCAGCGCGGTTACAACAGTCGTGGCCCCTCGCCCCAACGCTCCTCTGGACACGCCAGCCGCGGCGCTTCTCCGATGCGTGTCGGTGGTGCGTACTACCGCGGTAGTACCTCCCCCCACAGCTACGGTAGAGGTTTATCCCCGCAGCAAAGCTACAGTAGCCGTGGGCCGTCCCCAACTCGCAACAACTACCCACGAGGGCTATCCCCACAACGGCGCGGTAGTCGCCACTACTCACCCCCGAAAGAGCACCACTCCTCGCGTGGCCCAGTGTCGCCGCAGCGCTTCTACAGCCGGGTACCGTCGCCCGAGCGGCACTACGAGCGAGCCCGAGGCCCACTGCCCCTACCGAAGAGCCACAGCCGCGGTGCATCGCCCCAGCGCACGTACCGCCTTACCTCGTCCCGGTCGATCGACAGCTCCTCGTTTCTGGATTACGATCAAAATCCGAACCTGCACTACGCCCGCATCGAGCACGATCGGCGCgcctaccagcagcagcaccagcagcagctccagcagcaacaccagcaccatctgcagcaacagcaatacGCTTCCCAGTCGACGCACGCTTCTTGTATGGAGTGCATCATGCAGGACAACATGAAGCCTCCATAG